In Brachybacterium saurashtrense, the genomic stretch CCTCATCCTCTCCGCCGAGATCATGGTGATCTCGATGAACTCGGTGGACACCGACAGCCTGTGGATGCGCGCCGCCGTGCTCGCGGTGATCGCCCTCGGCATCACCGCCCTGGTGTACGGCGCGGTGGGCCTGCTGGTGAAGATGGACGACATCGGTCTGGCCATGGCGCAGGACGAGGACGCCCCCGAGGCCCGGCGCCGCTTCGGCGACGGCCTGGTGCGGGCGATGCCGCGCGTGATGGACGTGATCAGCTACGTGGGCATGATCGCGATGCTCTGGGTGGGCGGCCACATCCTGCTGGTGGGCACACACGAGCTGGGCCTGGCCCAGCCGTACGGGTTCGTGCACCACCTCGAGGAGATCGTGGCGGGCGCGGCCGGGGTGGGCGGGGTGCTCGCCTGGCTGGTGAACACCTTCTTCTCGTTCCTGCTGGGCCTGCTCGTGGGCTCGGTGGCGGCGGCGATCGTGCACGTGCTGCCGATCGGCCACCACGGCGAGGAGGGTTCCCCCGCCGAGGCCGCGGCCGGCGAGGCCGCCGAGGATCAGACCGACGACGGCTCCGCCGCCGGCGAGACCGGGGCGGTCACTCCTCCGTCGCGGTGACCGGCGGCTCGGCCGACCACGGGAAGACGATCCACTCGTCCGTGCGGCGCCACACGAAGTCCGGGTCCACCACCGAGGCGGACTTCGCGTAGAGCACCGCGCTGCGGGCGTCGGCGCCCATCTCGCGCAGCAGGTCGAGCACGAGCGCGAGGGTGCGGCCCGAATCGGCCACGTCGTCGACCACCAGCAGGCGCTTGCCCCGGATCGACTCGGTGTCGAGCATCGGCGCGAGCAGCACCGGGTCCGGGAGCGTCTCGTGCACGTCGGTGTAGAACTCGACGTTGATGGCATCGGAGAGCTTCACCCCGAGCGCGTAGGAGAGCGAGCCGGCCGGCAGCAGACCGCCGCGGGCCACGGCGATGATGATCTCCGGCGTGAAGTCGGAGTCGGCGATCGTCTGCGCCAGCTGCCGGGAGGCGGTCCCGAACAGCTCCCACGTGAGCACCTCCTTCTCGACGAGGTCGGAGGAATCGGCGTGGTAGGCCTGCGTCATCGGGTCACTGCTCCTGGGGATCGTGGGCGCGGAGGGCTCCGATGGTAGCGCCGGGGAGCGCTCCGCGCCGCGCTGCGCCGGGGGCGCATGGCCGATCCCTCAGCCGCGCCCCGGGGCGGGGCGCACCGGCCCGCCCGGCCCCGGGGTCCCGTGCTACCGCCCGTCCGACGGGGCGTCCGTCGGGCCGGCCTCGCCGTCGTCCTCCTCCAGGGGCTCGCCGTCGAGGCCGAGGTAGACCCCGCGCTCGTAGTCGTACGCGACGGGGTTGCCCCCCTCGTCGGTGCGCGCGTACCACTCGGTGACCTCCATGGCGGTGGAGTCGAACTCCGCGCCGGTGGCGAGGTCGCTGTCGGTGGCGGTGGGCTCCACGGCGAGCGCGAAGTGGTCCCCGTACTCGGCCACGCCCTGCTTGACCGCGTTCTCGATCGCCACCTCCTGGTACTGGTCCCGGATCATCATCGGGTCGTTGCGCAGCTCCCTGATCAGCGCCACCACCATCAGGATGAGGATGACGGCGAAGGGCAGCGCCGTCACCACGATGAGGTTCTGCAGGCCGGCGAGCGCGTTCTGCCCTCCGAAGAACAGGATCACCATGGCGATCCCGGCCATGCACAGCGCCCAGAACACGGTGACCAGGCGATTCGGGGAGGGGTTGCCCTTCTGCGAGAGCTGCGAGTTCACCAGCGAGGCGGAATCGGCCGAGGTGATGAAGAAGATCGCGAGCATCACGATGACGATCGCGGAGATCACCGTCCCGCCGGGCAGCTGATCCACCACGGCGAAGAAGATCTCCGCCGGCGCCGGCAGCGAGTCGACGGTGCCGTCGGTCGCGATCGCCCCGGAGGGATCTGAGATCCCCACGGTGTTCCCGGCGGCGTCCAGCTCGCTGGCCCGGCGCTGCAGTCAGACCGAGGTGCCGCCCAGCACGGCGAAGGCGAGGATGATGATGCTGGAGGGGATCAGCAGCACGCCGAGCACGAACTGGCGGATGGTGCGGCCGCGGGAGATCTTCGCGGTGAACACGCCCACGAAGGGCGCCCAGCTCACCCACCAGGCCCAGTAGAAGGTGGTCCACGAGGAGAGGAAGCCCTGCATGTCCTCGCCCTCGGCCATGTTCGCGCCGAGCATCGCGGCCAGGGAGCCCAGGTACTCGGCGATCGCGCCGGGGATGATGTTCACCAGGAACACGGTGGGGCCGACGACGAAGATGAACACCGCCAGCAGCAGCGCGAGCATCATGTTGATGTTCGACAGCCAGCGGATGCCGCGGTTCACGCCGGAGACTGCGGAGGCAATGGTGCCGGCGGTGAGCACCATGATCATGAGCATCGCCGCCGCGTTCCCGGCGGTGCCCAGGCCCGTGACGATCTGCACCCCGCCCGCGATCTGCATGGCGCCGATGCCCAGGGACGCGGCGGTGCCGAAGAGTGTCGCGATGATCGCGAGCCCGTCGATGATCCGGCTGGGCAGGGAGGAGGTGCTGCCGCCCCACAGCCCGGCCACGATCGCGCTCATCAGCGGCACCCTGCCGCGGCGGAAGGACACGTACGCCACGGCCAGGCCCACCACGGCGTAGATCGCCCAGGCGTTGATCCCCCAGTGGAGGGCAGACTGCGCGATCGCGCCCTTCATCGCGGCGATCGACCCGGCGTCGTACTCGGCCCCCGGTCGCGGGGAGAGGGAGAAGGTGAGCGGCTCGTAGGGGCCGAAGAAGATGATGCCGATGCCGAAGCCGGCGCCGAACAGCATCGCCTCCCAGGAGCCGGTGCCGAACTCGGGCTTCTCCCCGTCCAGCCCCAGCGGGATCTTCCCGTACCGGGACAGGGCGATCACCAGCAGCACGATCACCATGCCGATCGCGATGACGTTGAAGACCCAGCCGAAGTTCTCCATCACCCAGGCGAGCGCCGCGCTGGAGACGTCGAAGACCTGCTGCGGGGCCAGCACGCCCCAGGCCACGAAGCCCACGATCAGCGCGCCCACGGCCACCAGGACGCCGCGGTCAATGCCGTAGCGCACCTTCTGGTCCTCCACCGAGACGCCGGGCACCAGCGCGGGGTGGATGCTGTGCGGGTAGCTCACCTCGTCGAGGAATCGGCGCGCCTGGCGCCGTGCGGCATAGACGCGGCGATGCTGCTGGGCGGCGTACTCGTCGGCGGCGGCGGCCACGTTCTCGGGCGAGCCGCCGCCCGCGGCGGGCGTGCGCCGCCCCGCCTTCTTCTGGGCGGGGACGTTCATGGTTCCTCCAGGGTAGGGACGCGGCCACTGCAGTGGCGGGCCCCACACATCCCGGCGCCGCACGGGAGAACCGGCGCGCAGTCGTGGCCTCCTCCCCCGGGCGACCGCGACAATGCCCCACATTTGCCACGCATTCCCACTGTTGCTTTGTGTGGTTTTCGGGCGTAGAGTTACGGCACCGAGGCCGCCGCACGCGGCCTGCCACTGGTCGACGAAGCAGGTGAGCAGCCGATGTATGCCGCAGAGAGACGCCGTCTGATCCTCGAGGAGCTCACGAGCACGGGCCGGATCACCGTCGCGGACCTGTCCGCCCGGCACGAGGTCGCCACCGAGACCATCCGGCGGGACCTCGACGAGCTCGCCGAACGCGGCCTGCTCGAGCGCGTGCACGGCGGGGCGATCCCCCGCCGCGAGGCTGAGCCGGATCTCGAGGCCCGCCGCGTCACCCACATCGACGCCAAGCGCCGCATCGCCCTCGCCGCCGCCGCCCTGCTGCCCCGCGACGAGCAGGCCGCGGTGCTGCTGGACGCCGGCACCAGCACCGCCGAGCTCCTCCCCCATCTCGCCGGACGGCGCGGCCCCGTGATCACCAACGCCCCCGCCATCGCGCAGGGCGCCCTGGTCCACACCGATCTCGCGGTGCACGTGCTGCCTGGCCGGGTGCGCCCCACCACGCAGGCCGCCGTGGGGGCCGCCACCGTGGACGCCCTGCGGGCGCTGCATCCCCGGGTCGTGTTCCTGGGCTGCAACGGTCTGGACGCCGAGGGGGCCACCACCCCGGATCCGGACGAGGCCGCGGTGAAGACGGCGATGGTCCGCTCCGCCGCGCAGCGGGTGGTGCTGGCCGACTCCTCCAAGCTCGGCGCCCGCCACCTGGTGCGCTTCGCCGCGCTCGAGGACGTCGACGCGCTGGTCACCGACGCCGCGCCGCCGGAGCCGCTGCGCCGCGCGCTCGCCGAGGCCGGGGTGGAGGTGCACCTGGCATGATCCTCACGCTCACCGCCAACCCCTCCCTCGACCGCACGGTCGACCTGGGCGGGCCGCTCACCCCGGGCGGCGTGCACCGCATCGCCGAGGAGTCCACCCAGCCGGGAGGCAAGGGCATCAACGTCGCCCTGGGCGTGCACCGCGCCGGCCTGCCTGTGATCGCCGTGCTGCCCGCCCCCGCGGACGACCCTCTGCTGGCCCTGCTGGAGGCGGAGGGGCTCCCCCACCGCGCCTCCCGGAGCACGGGCCGGGTGCGCACCAACCTCACCGTGCTCTCCACCCCGCAGCTGACCACCAAGATCAACGAGCCGGGCGCACGGCTGGACGCCGCGGAGGCGGCCGCGCTCGAGGAGCTGCTGCTGGAGGCGGCCTCCCCAGGGGACCGCGTGATGCTCTCCGGCTCGCTGGCCCCCGGACTGCCGGCGGAGACGTACGTGCACCTGGTCGACCGCCTGCACGCTCGCGGCGCGCGGGTGGGGGTGGACACCTCCGACGCGCCCCTGGCGGCTCTCGCCGCGGCGCTGCCGGGCATCGCGCCGGACGTCCTCAAGCCCAATGCGGAGGAGCTCGGCCAGATCCTCGGCACCGACGGCGTGGCCCTCGAACAGGACGCCGCCGACGGCCGCCTCGAGGGCATCCGCGACGCCGCGCTGGATCTCCACCACCGCGGCGTGGGTGCCGTGCTGGTCACCCTGGGCGGCGCCGGCGGGCTGCTCGCCACGGAGGGGCGCGCGTGGTACAGCCCGTCCCCGCCCGGCCCTGTCCTCTCCACCGTCGGCGCCGGGGACTCGGCGACCGCCGGCTACCTCATCGCCCAGGAGCGGGGCGCCGACCCCGGCGCCCGCCTCGCCCTCGCGCTCGCCTACGGGACGGCCGCCGTGGGCCTGCCCGGCACCACCATCCCCCGCCCGGAGCAGGTCCGCGTGGACGCGGCCCGCGTGCGCGCCCTCTGATCCCGCCGACACCCCGGCCCCTCCTCATCCCGCCCCGCGGATGAGCCCGTTCGAAGGAGAACCGATGTCCGCTCCCCTGATGACCCCCGACCTGGTGCGCCTGGAGGTCGATCCTCCCGGCGACAAGCACGCCGTGATCGGCCTGATGGCCGATCTCATCGCCGCCACCGGCCGCGCCGAGCGCGACGGGCTGGAGGCCGGGCTGCTCGCCCGCGAGGAGTCCTTCGCCACCGGGATGCCCGGCGGGTTCGCGATCCCGCACTGCCGCACCGAGGCGGTGCACGAGGCGGCGCTCGCGCTGGTGCGCCTCCGCGAGCCGGTGGACTTCGGCGCCGCCGACGGCCCGGCCGATCTCGTCCTCGCGATCTCCGCCCCCGCGGGCACCGACGACCAGCACCTGCAGCTGCTCGCGCAGCTCTCGCGCGCGCTGATCCGCCCCGAGTTCCTCGCCGCGCTGCGCGGCGCCGGCACGCCCGCGGAGGCCTCCGCGCTCGTGATGGGCGTGCTCGAGCCCGCCCCCGAGACACCGGAGCAGGACGCCCGGCCGTCCGACGAGGGCCCCGGCCCGCAGCGGGCGACCGCGGGAGCCGCCGCAGAGGCCGCTCCTGCGAACGCCGCGGTCACTGCCGCCGCCCCCGGCGAGTCGGCTGTGGACGGCGCCCCGGTGCTGCTCGCGATCACCTCCTGCCCCACCGGCATCGCCCACACCTACATGGCCGCCGAGTCCCTCGAGAACGCCGCGAAGGAGAAGGGC encodes the following:
- a CDS encoding DUF808 domain-containing protein; translation: MAGGLAALLDDVAAIARLAAASADDVAAASAKAGSKAVGVVIDDAAVTPQYIQGIKPQRELPIIWRITKGSLRNKFVIILPALLLLSVVAPWLLTPILMLGGLYLSFEGAEKIIELVRGKPKKAPASAQGAAAEDKVVSGAVRTDLILSAEIMVISMNSVDTDSLWMRAAVLAVIALGITALVYGAVGLLVKMDDIGLAMAQDEDAPEARRRFGDGLVRAMPRVMDVISYVGMIAMLWVGGHILLVGTHELGLAQPYGFVHHLEEIVAGAAGVGGVLAWLVNTFFSFLLGLLVGSVAAAIVHVLPIGHHGEEGSPAEAAAGEAAEDQTDDGSAAGETGAVTPPSR
- a CDS encoding phosphoribosyltransferase; its protein translation is MTQAYHADSSDLVEKEVLTWELFGTASRQLAQTIADSDFTPEIIIAVARGGLLPAGSLSYALGVKLSDAINVEFYTDVHETLPDPVLLAPMLDTESIRGKRLLVVDDVADSGRTLALVLDLLREMGADARSAVLYAKSASVVDPDFVWRRTDEWIVFPWSAEPPVTATEE
- a CDS encoding 1-phosphofructokinase family hexose kinase; translated protein: MILTLTANPSLDRTVDLGGPLTPGGVHRIAEESTQPGGKGINVALGVHRAGLPVIAVLPAPADDPLLALLEAEGLPHRASRSTGRVRTNLTVLSTPQLTTKINEPGARLDAAEAAALEELLLEAASPGDRVMLSGSLAPGLPAETYVHLVDRLHARGARVGVDTSDAPLAALAAALPGIAPDVLKPNAEELGQILGTDGVALEQDAADGRLEGIRDAALDLHHRGVGAVLVTLGGAGGLLATEGRAWYSPSPPGPVLSTVGAGDSATAGYLIAQERGADPGARLALALAYGTAAVGLPGTTIPRPEQVRVDAARVRAL
- a CDS encoding DeoR/GlpR family DNA-binding transcription regulator gives rise to the protein MYAAERRRLILEELTSTGRITVADLSARHEVATETIRRDLDELAERGLLERVHGGAIPRREAEPDLEARRVTHIDAKRRIALAAAALLPRDEQAAVLLDAGTSTAELLPHLAGRRGPVITNAPAIAQGALVHTDLAVHVLPGRVRPTTQAAVGAATVDALRALHPRVVFLGCNGLDAEGATTPDPDEAAVKTAMVRSAAQRVVLADSSKLGARHLVRFAALEDVDALVTDAAPPEPLRRALAEAGVEVHLA